Proteins encoded together in one Penaeus vannamei isolate JL-2024 chromosome 9, ASM4276789v1, whole genome shotgun sequence window:
- the Grip gene encoding glutamate receptor-interacting protein 1 isoform X9, with amino-acid sequence MFKKLKRMSSVSLPDFIASRIRKRGVDKGHRPRVANLRPGSPAHRSDALSVGDYILAVNGIKTHALTHAQIVSLLKNAGEKVDLEVEYEIPNSPVQGSGCVVGRTVDVVLEKEEGSFGFTVRGGSSHDATKTRPLVITHVRPGGPADREGTIKAGDRLVTVDGRDLTRVSLTEAQETLRRIERSATLTVEYDVSVMENVRASGGPLLVEIERAPGTSLGITLTHAHPDPNAIIIETIRTASIAERCGALCVNDIVAAIDGTRLDQLTVAEAAQLLKTASGSHITLEIIPTPASQPRMTFRRGGGVAFPHLYGIAGSSSGYMSGGGGSGGYMSGGSSYNTLASQRPRSAAARRVNRRTRPNDRAETGSVSSHTTGGSVGGVGVCHQECLTVTLVVEGRGYGIVFRPPPHPSDPDTSLPVIAAIDPGGPADKCSVICVGDRLMGVNGRSVAGLGVSEVTQMVANSRPTVTLDVEFDVADSVVPSSGTFAVKLAKRHNGLGITLTAGRRGGSGEPLLISEVVRGSPAHRSGTMQPGDRLLAIDSTRLEHLTLEDARAILQCCDDIVTLRVQKDELYSEESGSLVVYTVELVRHGGALGITISGSEEPFDPIYIAGLAPGGLADRTGAIHVGDRLLAINGASLRGKPLSEAILMLQNSGDTVTLKISRPRDSGVPSEELTREDWMGRFGPAIPSVDSAVESWDSSGMDPPPPGSTPALSKRDSGSDIVFRSDCGSTVRRRAGVDGREEVGISNAADADGVEGSTRTEEEVRDAWRSPSPPPSIDSGQSEDKTDWDKMIADLNQISESCGLRDHRQSPTILLPHGHTGTVIQRKKDVRAGSEAPMPDVGSAPEPSRTQTLSTRRRPACPATSTSSNGSEPKEEGSYSISNAALTYTATYSRTASPPPGGGHVYQVNLMKDRVYEDFGFSVSDGLYEKGVYINRIRKGGPADRSGMLQPYDRILQVNDTRTHDFDCCLTVPLMAAAGDRLVLVVSRNPHANPTLDFSSDIHSPTWHDIDEGEEDEAMGEKDELGDRELESYSSPTPSFTPIPTILKTL; translated from the exons cgGTGCAAGGGAGCGGGTGCGTGGTGGGGAGGACGGTGGACGTGGttttggagaaggaggaagggagtttcGGGTTCACGGTTCGCGGCGGTTCGTCTCATGATGCTACGAAGACTCGACCCCTCGTTATCACCCACGTCAGGCCGGGGGGTCCCGCTGACAG GGAGGGCACGATCAAAGCCGGAGACCGCCTCGTGACTGTGGACGGCCGGGACCTGACGCGTGTGTCCCTCACCGAAGCTCAGGAGACACTGAGGAGGATCGAGCGCTCTGCCACGCTCACCGTCGA GTATGACGTGTCCGTGATGGAGAACGTGCGGGCGTCGGGCGGGCCGCTGCTGGTGGAGATCGAACGTGCCCCGGGAACGTCCCTGGGCATCACCCTCACGCACGCCCACCCGGACCCCAACGCCATCATCATAGAGACGATTAGGACGGCCAGCATCGCCGAGAG ATGCGGCGCCCTCTGCGTGAACGACATCGTGGCGGCCATAGACGGGACGAGACTCGATCAGCTGACTGTGGCTGAGGCAGCGCAGTTGCTGAAGACGGCATCGGGTTCACACATCACCCTCGAGATCATACCGACGCCAGCCTCTCAGCCGAGGATGACCTTCAGGAGAG GAGGGGGCGTGGCATTCCCACACCTCTACGGCATCGCAGGAAGCAGCAGCGGCTAcatgagcggcggcggcggcagcgggggCTACATGTCAGGGGGGTCAAGCTACAACACATTGGCCTCGCAGCGCCCAAGGTCAGCGGCCGCGAGGAGGGTCAACCGCCGCACAAGACCCAACGACCGCGCGGAAACAG GGTCCGTCTCGTCCCACACCACCGGGGGCAGCGTGGGCGGCGTTGGAGTCTGTCACCAGGAGTGTCTGACGGTCACCCTCGTAGTTGAAGGACGAGGCTACGGGATCGTCTTccgtcctccacctcatccttcgGACCCGGACACTTCACTACCGGTCATCGCGGCTATAGATCCCGGAGGCCCAGCTGACAA ATGCAGCGTGATATGCGTGGGCGACCGCCTGATGGGCGTGAACGGGCGTAGCGTCGCTGGTCTAGGGGTGAGCGAAGTGACGCAGATGGTTGCCAACTCTCGCCCGACTGTCACCCTTGACGTCGAGTTTGATGTTGCTGATTCAGTCGTTCCTTCTTCCGGAACATTCGCGGTGAAGTTAGCGAAGAGACACAACGGCCTTGGAATTACACTGACTG CAGGGCGCAGAGGGGGATCCGGTGAACCCCTTTTGATCAGCGAGGTCGTCCGTGGGTCCCCTGCCCACAGGTCGGGCACCATGCAACCGGGCGACCGTCTCCTCGCCATTGACTCTACACGACTAGAGCACCTCACCTTGGAGGATGCTAGGGCCATCCTTCAGTGCTGTGATGATATTGTGACTCTGCGAGTTCAGAAAGATGAACTATATTCAG AGGAGAGCGGTAGTCTGGTGGTATACACGGTAGAGCTGGTACGACACGGAGGCGCCCTTGGGATAACCATCTCCGGCAGCGAAGAGCCCTTCGACCCCATTTACATTGCGGGTCTGGCGCCAG GTGGGTTAGCAGACCGCACTGGTGCCATCCACGTAGGTGACCGCCTTCTTGCAATTAATGGTGCCTCTCTCCGGGGGAAGCCTCTCAGTGAAGCCATATTGATGCTCCAGAATTCTGGTGATACAGTCACATTAAAAATTTCCCGGCCAAGGGATTCAG GTGTTCCAAGTGAAGAGCTGACACGAGAAGACTGGATGGGACGTTTTGGTCCTGCAATCCCGTCTGTGGACTCGGCAGTAGAGTCCTGGGACAGTTCTGGCAtggaccctcctcctcctggctctaCTCCAGCATTATCTAAAAGGGATTCTGGATCTGATATTGTCTTTAGATCAG ATTGTGGCAGTACTGTCAGACGAAGAGCTGGAGTCGATGGCCGTGAAGAAGTTGGCATTAGCAATGCAGCTGATGCAGATGGTGTAGAAGGATCAacaagaacagaggaagaagtcAGAGATGCTTGGCggtctccttctcccccgccgTCAATTGACAGTGGGCAGTCAG AAGATAAAACGGATTGGGACAAGATGATTGCTGACCTCAACCAGATAAGTGAGAGTTGCGGTCTTCGAGATCATCGTCAGTCTCCTACGATACTGCTTCCCCATGGACATACAG GTACAGTAATCCAACGTAAAAAAGATGTACGGGCTGGTAGTGAAGCTCCCATGCCTGATGTAGGGTCAGCACCAGAACCATCTCGAACCCAAACTCTGTCGACTCGCAGACGTCCAGCCTGTCCAGCGACGAGTACAAGCAGTAATGGGAGTGaaccaaaagaagaaggaagctaTTCCATTAGCAATGCTGCTTTAACATACACAGCAACATATTCAAGAACAGCTTCACCACCAC CAGGTGGTGGGCATGTTTACCAAGTGAACCTAATGAAAGACCGTGTATATGAAGACTTTGGATTTAGTGTGTCTGATGGTCTATACGAAAAGGGTGTGTATATTAACAGGATCCGAAAAGGAGGTCCAGCTGATAGATCTGGGATGCTACAGCCTTATGACAGAATCTTACAA GTGAATGACACGCGGACCCATGACTTCGACTGCTGCCTAACTGTTCCCTTGATGGCTGCTGCAGGAGACCGTCTGGTGCTTGTTGTGTCACGGAACCCACATGCCAACCCTACACTTGACTTCTCCTCAGATATTCATTCTCCAACGTGGCATGAtattgatgaaggagaagaagatgaagctaTGGGAGAAAAAGACGAGCTTGGGGATCGAGAGTTAGAGTCGTATTCTTCACCCACACCATCCTTTACTCCCATACCAACGATCCTCAAGACTCTGTGA